From the Prochlorococcus sp. MIT 1223 genome, the window TAGATTCTTCATAGATAGTCTTTTTGCCTCACTAAAGATCCATACAGTCACCGCACCAGCTCCTACCAATAGATCTCTACTTAATGATTGTGCTGCTGGATTTATATTGGCTAGTGAAAAGAAGTTAACAATGTCGAAAGCTCCATAGGTGATAACAAAGTCAATATTTGCAAGTGTAG encodes:
- a CDS encoding DUF2834 domain-containing protein encodes the protein MNFSSRHFLSYVYLFFAILGFILPTLANIDFVITYGAFDIVNFFSLANINPAAQSLSRDLLVGAGAVTVWIFSEAKRLSMKNLWIVIASFLIAFAFAAPLFLFLRERRLIEIEKA